One segment of Trachemys scripta elegans isolate TJP31775 chromosome 1, CAS_Tse_1.0, whole genome shotgun sequence DNA contains the following:
- the ARL11 gene encoding ADP-ribosylation factor-like protein 11, whose amino-acid sequence MGTLSSKVWYKRDARVVMLGLDFAGKSTILSKLKSNELVETFPTVGFNVESLKTPCHLPLILWDVGGQDKLRASWKDYLEDTDALIFVLDSADKTRLPEAMAELEKVLNNVHMTGVPVLLLANKQELPNSLSLSELQEKLNLEWFSGRSWELRGCSAHTGEGLREALMVLAGLLKSRDKNSPECVCAPLQ is encoded by the coding sequence ATGGGGACCTTGAGCTCCAAGGTTTGGTACAAAAGAGACGCCCGCGTGGTGATGCTGGGACTGGATTTTGCGGGCAAATCCACCATCTTGTCTAAATTGAAGAGCAACGAGCTTGTGGAGACTTTCCCGACAGTGGGCTTCAATGTGGAGTCCCTGAAAACCCCATGTCATCTCCCCTTGATTCTCTGGGATGTGGGTGGTCAAGACAAGCTCCGCGCTAGCTGGAAGGACTATCTGGAAGACACGGACGCTCTCATCTTTGTGCTGGACAGTGCCGACAAAACCCGGCTGCCAGAGGCAATGGCTGAATTGGAGAAAGTTCTGAACAATGTACACATGACTGGGGTTCCAGTCTTGCTTCTGGCCAACAAGCAGGAGCTGCCAAATTCCCTTTCTCTCTCAGAGCTGCAGGAGAAGCTGAATCTGGAATGGTTCAGTGGCCGAAGCTGGGAGCTGAGAGGGTGCAGTGCTCACACTGGCGAGGGATTGAGGGAAGCCTTAATGGTCCTGGCAGGACTTCTTAAGAGCCGGGATAAGAATTCCCCTGAATGTGTCTGTGCGCCACTGCAGTGA